Sequence from the Rhodanobacter sp. genome:
CAAACGCCGCGCAAGGCATGAACCGACGGAGACCCCATGAGCGACGCCCTGGACGATCTTGCCCGCCGCCTGCCCGGGCTGCGCCTGCTCACCGGGCCGGGCGACCTGGAACATTACGGCCGCGACTGGACACGGCGCTGGGCGCCTGCGCCGCTGGCCGTTGCGCTGCCGGCCTCGGCGGAAGAGGTGCAGGGCGTCGTGCGCTGGGCCAACGAACACGGCATCGCCGTGGTGCCTTCGGGTGGCCGCACGGGTTTGTCCGGCGGCGCGGTGGCGGCCAACGGCGAGCTGGTGCTCAGCCTCGAACGCATGAACCGGGCGCTGGGCTTCGATGCCGCCGACCGCACGCTCACCGTGCAGCCGGGCATGCCGCTGGAGGCGGTGCAGGCGGCGGCGCGCGAGCACGGGCTGATCTACCCGGTGGATTTCGCCGCGCGCGGCTCGTGCTCCATCGGCGGCAACATCGCCACCAATGCCGGCGGCATCCGGGTGATCCGCTACGGCAACACCCGCGAATGGATCGCCGGGCTCAAGGTGGTGGCCGGCAACGGCGAGTTGCTCGACCTCAACCGTGCGCTGGTGAAGAACTCCAGCGGCTACGACTTCCGCCAGCTGATGATCGGCTCGGAAGGCACGCTGGGCATCGTGGTGGAAGCCACGCTCCGGCTCACCGACCCGCCGCCCGCCGCGCAGACCATGCTGCTGGCCTTGCCGGACATGGACGCGGTGCTGGCCGTGTTCGGCCTGTTCCGCGCCAAACTCTCGCTGCAGGCCTTCGAGTTCTTCACCGACTTGGCGCTTAAGCACGTGCTGGCGCACGGTGCGCAGCGCGCGCTGGACGGCGAGCACCCGTACTACGTGGTCACCGAGTTCGACGCGCCGGACGAGGCCGCGCAGGACGCCGCACTGGCGGTGCTGGGCGAGGGCATGGAGCAGGGCTGGATCGTCGACGGCACCATCGCGCAGAGCGAGGCGCAGGCCGCCGCGCTGTGGCGGTTGCGCGAAGGCATCACCGAGAGCCTGGCGCCGCACAAGCCGTACAAGAACGACGTTTCCGTGCGCATCGGCGCGGTGCCGGCCTTCCTGCACGCGATGCAGGCGTTGCTGGCGCGCGAGTATCCGCACATCGAGGTGGTGTGGTTCGGCCACATCGGCGACGGCAACCTGCACATCAACGTGCTCAAGCCTGCCGGCATGGCGGATGCGGATTTCATCGCGCAGTGCGAGCACGTCACCAAGCTGCTGGCCGCCACGCTCAAGGAACACGGCGGCAGCATCTCGGCCGAGCACGGCATCGGCCTGGTCAAGAAGCTCTACCTCGACAGCACGCGCAGCGCGGCGGAGATCGCGCTCATGCGCGGCGTGCGCAAGGTGTTCGATCCCAACGGCATCCTCAATCCGGGCAAGCTGTTCGGAGCGGAGTGATCAGGGCTGCAGCGACGCGCTCATGGTGCGTGCGAGATCGGCGAACAGCGCATCGCGTTCGGCCTTCGTGGCGTTCGAGTCCGTGAGAAAGGCGGCCACGATCGCGCGGCGGCCGTCGGGCCAGGTCAGGATGCCGATGTCGTTGTAGGCGGCGGTGAGTCCGTCCAGCGTGTAGGAGGTGCCGCATTTGTCGGCCAGTCGCACACCGTGCGGCAGGCCGCGCCGCAGGCGGCTCGGTTGCGTCTGGGCACGCATCAGCGCGAGCAGGGCGTGCGTCGACGATGGCGAGAGCAGGTCGCCGCGTTGCAGCTTCTGCAGGAAGTCCGCAGCAGCATCCGGTGTGCTGCGATTGCGCGGATCGGCGAGATAGGCGCGATAGCCGCGCTGCAGGCGCCGTTCCTGCGCTTGCGCCGACTCGTTCGCCGGCGGTTGTTGGCCCGGCGCCAGTTGTTCGAATACATGCTCGACGCCGGCCTCGCCCATGTCCACGCGCATGCCGTCGATGCCGTGCGCGCGCAGGAAGGCGGTGACGTCGCGCGGCGGGACGAGCTTCAGCAATGCATCGACGGCGGTGTTGTCGCTGTCGCTGACGGCCGCCGCAAGCAGCTGCCGCACGGTGAAGGTCATCCGTTCGCCGCGGAAGTGCGTGCCGATGGACGGTACGGCGGATCCGCCGACGAGATCCGCCCGCGTGAGCGTGACGGTCTTGTCCATCGACAGCGCACCTTGGTCGATTTGCGCGAACACCGCGGCGGCCACCGGCGCCTTGAACACGCTCATCATCGGATAGGCGCGGTCGGCATGGACGCGCCAGCGTTCACCGTTCTGCGGGTCGAGCACGGCGATGCCGAGCGTGCCGGGCTGCGCGCGGCTGGCCAGGGTTTCGAGTTCTCGCTGCAGTGCGGCGTGGTTCGTGCGAAAGGCCGGCGGTTGCGACGCCATCAGCGGCGCCGATACGGCGACGACGATCAGGGCCAGCCATCGTGATGCGTATGTGCGGGTGGCGCGCATGCGTGTTCCAGGTCGGAGGAGAAGAGTGCACAGTGTTGGGTGCGCGCAGGGCGAAACCGTGGCAAACCGGTGGCTGGGCGAGGCCGTCGTGTTAGCCTTTTCGACAGTTTGCGAACCTTTCGGATCGCGGGAGTCAGGCGTGCGGCCATTCGTGGTCGTGCTCTGGCGGCATCTTTGCGATTCTGCCTGATCGCGGGAACCGAACGGGCGGTCGTCCATGGCCGCACTTTTCATCTTCACTTCAAGCCGGAAACGACCATGACACAGGAGCGTCGCGCGCTGTACCCCGAAATCGAACCCTTCGACCGCGGCATGCTGAAGGTTTCGGAACTGCACACGCTGTACTACGAGCAGAGCGGCAACCCGGATGGCAAGCCGGTGGTGTTCCTGCACGGCGGGCCGGGCGGCGGTACCAATCCCAAGTGCCGGCGTTTCTTCGATCCGGCGGTGTACCGCATCGTGCTGTTCGACCAGCGCGGCTGCGGCCAGTCCACGCCGCACGCGGAACTGCGCGAAAACACCACCTGGGACCTGGTCGCCGACATCGAGCGCGTGCGCGGGCATCTCGGCATAGCCCGCTGGCAGGTATTCGGCGGCTCGTGGGGTTCCACGCTGGCGTTGGCGTATGCGCAGACGCATCCGGACAAGGTCACCGAGCTGGTGTTGCGCGGCATCTTCATGCTGCGCCGCTGGGAATTGGAATGGTTCTACCAGAAGGGCTGCGACGCGCTGTACCCGGATGCGTGGGAGACCTATCTCGCGGCGATCCCCGAAGTGGAGCGCGGCGACCTGATGAGCGCCTACCACCGCCGCCTCACCAGCGACGATCCCGCGGTGCGCGTGGCCGCGGCGCGGGCGTGGTCGGTGTGGGAGGGTTCCACCAGCTACCTGCTGCAGGACACGGCCAGCATCGGCGCGCACGACGAGGACGGATTCGCGCTGGCTTTCGCGCGCATCGAATGCCACTACTTCGTCAACGGCGGCTTCTTCGCGCACGACGACCAGCTGCTGCGCAACGTGGACCGCATTCGCAGGATCCCCGCCGTGATCGTGCAGGGACGCTACGACGTGGTCTGCCCGATGCGCAGCGCCTGGGACCTGCATCGCGCGTGGCCGGAGGCGGATCTGCGCATCGTGGCGGACGCCGGCCACTCGGCGTTCGAGCCGGGCAACGCCCACGAGTTGATCGAGGCGACGGACCGCTTCGGTCGCGTTTGATCTCGACGGTTACCTTGCGTCTGGCCCATCTCCCCGCTTTATCCCGTGTGCCGGGCATTTTGGCTTTCAGCAAATCGTCGGCAGTCGTCTGGCCGGTGAAGCGGTCTTTGCGCGACGCATCTACTTGAACGGGATGGTCGTATAAGGCATACGGGCCGCCTCGGCCCTCGGCATGGGCCGTGCGTGACGCGATCCTCAAGCTTCGTTCGACCGATGCCGACATAGTGGGGTCGGCGTTTGCGCGGGAATCCGGTAAGGTTCGCCTGGTTCGTCATGCTCGAATGCAGCAACAGATCACGCAGGCAGACAAGGTCAAGAAGAACATACGCATGGCTGTCACACGTTTCTCGCGGCTGGCGATCGGCTTCGGCCTGTGGGCGGCCATGGCGGTCGCCGCACGGGCTGCGACCGTCGACGTGGATGTGCACGATGAACATGGCGCGCCGGTGGCCGATGCGGTGATCTCGCTGTTGCCGCTGGACCGGCCCGCACCCGCGGCCGTCGATGCGCATGCCGTGATCGATCAGCGCCACCTCAGTTTCGTGCCGCAGGTATTGGTGGTGCAGACCGGTACCCGGGTGAGCTTTCCAAACAGCGACAACGTGCGTCACCACGTCTACTCGTTCTCGCCGGCCAAGACCTTCCAGCTGAAGCTTTACGCCGGCAACCACGGTTCTGCCGAGACTTTCGACCGGCCGGGCGTGGTTACCCTGGGTTGCAATATCCACGACTGGATGCTCGGTTACATCGTGGTGATCGACTCGCCCTGGTTTGCCAAGACCGGAGCCGATGGCCGTGCCGAGATCCCGGACGTACCGGCCGGACGCTACACGCTGCACCTGTGGCATCCGCGCCAGGCTGTCGGTACGCCGGTCGTGGCCCAGGCCGTCACCTTGGGCAACGGCATCCTCAGCCGCCACTTCACGCTCAGCCTGCACCCGGCTGAACAGACCAATGCACCGCCGCCGGGGCTGGAGATCGGCCTCGGCGACCGCCTTGGGGAAGCGCATGCGCATTAGATTCCGGGAGCGGCTGACCTTGTTGCTGCTGGCACTGTTCGTGCTGGTGCAGGTGCCGACGTTCCTCGCGTTCTATTACGCCACACGCCAGAGCGCCCTGACCGCGGCGGAGTCGCGGTTGTCCTCCGGCGCGCGCGTGTTCAACGACCTGCTCGCCACCCGCAGCAACCAACTGCAGGATGCCGTGCGTATCACCACCAGCGATTTCGGCTTCAAGCAGGCTGTCGCCACCGGAGATACCCCGACGATCCATTCTGTGCTCTACAACCAGGGGCATCGCATTGCAGCGGATCTGACCGTGCTCACCCGTCTGGACGGTCACGTAGTCGCTGCGCTCGACGCAAACGGGCAGAGCCTGCCGATCAGCGACTGGTCGGCACTGGTGGCTGGCACCGACCAGCCCACCGCCGGCACGTCGATGGCGATGATCGGGGGCCGGCCCTACCAGCTGGTGATCGTCCCGGTGCGTGCTCCGACACCGATCGCCTGGGTCGGCATGGGCTTCGCGTTGGATGACAAGCTCGCGCGTAGCCTGAAGACGCTTGCCGGGGTGGAGGTGACATTCTTCGCGCGCGATGCCAGCGGACACCGATGGCTCAGCAGCACGCTGCCCGACCTCGACGAAAGGGCAAAGGCAACGCTGCTCGATGCGGCGCTGAGTGCCGGGGACACCTCGGGCCTGGTGACTGTGGGCCATCGCGAGTACTTCACCCGGTGGCAGTCGATGCAGAGCCGTAGCGGCCGCGTCGGCACCCTGCTGCAGTATTCGCGGACCCGGGCGCTGCTGGTCTATCGACGGTTGTTGCGGGAGCTGGTGCTGATCGCACTGGGCTCGCTGCTCGCCTCGCTGTTTGGCGCACTGTGGCTGTCGCGCAACGTTACCCGCCCGGTGGCGCGCCTGGCCGAGGCTGCGCGGCGAATCGGGCGCGGCGACTACCAGCGCACGGTGCCGGTCACGCAGAACGACGAACTCGGCGAGCTGGCGACGGCCTTCAACGCCATGCAGCGCGGTATTGCCCGCCGCGAGGAGCAAATCGCCCATGCCGCGTTCCACGACAGCCTGACCGCGCTGCCGAACCGGGCACGGTTGCAGCAGGTCCTGGCCGAGGCACTGGTGCGTGCCAAGGCGCGGCAACACATGCTCGGTGTGCTGATGCTCGATCTTGACCGGTTCAAAGAGATCAACGACACGATGGGTCACGCCATCGGCGATCGGGTGCTTATCGAGATCGGACGGCGCCTGCAGGCGGGACTGCGCGAGGGCGACATGCTGGCCCGCTTTGGCGGCGACGAGTTCGTGCTGCTGCTCGAGGGCGAAGATGCCGACAGCCTGCGCTTGCATATGGCTGCGCTTGCCGATTGCGTCTCCGATTCGATCGACATCGACAGCGCCGAGCTGTTCGTCGACGCCAGCATTGGCGTGGCATTGTTCCCGGAGCACGGGAACACCGTCGAGGATCTGCTGCGCCGCGCCGATATCGCCATGTACGACGCCAAGCAGTCGCGCCTGCGCCTGCAGATGTACCGGCCTGGGCGCGATGCCGAGCACCTTCACCGCCTTTCGCTGGTCCACGACCTGCGGCGGGCCGTGCCGAACGGCGAGCTCGAGCTTTACTACCAGCCGAAGATGCAGTTGAGGAGTCGGCGGATAGCCCATGTCGAGGCGCTGCTGCGTTGGCGCCATCCGCAGCACGGGTTGGTTCCGCCGGATGATTTCATCCCGCTCGCCGAAAACTCCGGGTTGATCCGCACCCTGACCGACTGGGTGATGCACGAGGTGATCCGGCAGTGTTCCGCGTGGCATGCGGCCGGACTGGACATCGGCATCGCGCTCAACCTGTCGGCGATGGACCTGGGTAGCGGTGAACTCCCCGATCTGCTGGCACGGCATCTGGCCCGTTACCGCCTCGACCCGAGCCGGCTGATACTGGAAATCACCGAGACCGCGGTGATGCGCGATGCTTTCTATTCGCTGGAAGTGCTCAACCGGCTCAAGGCCTGCGGCGTGCAGCTGGCGATCGACGACTTCGGCACTGGCTACTCCTCGCTATCGCACCTCAAGCGGCTGCCGGTCGACGAGCTGAAGATCGACAAGTCCTTCGTGATGGGCATGGCCGAGGACGAGGACGATGCCGTGATCGTGCGCTCCACCATCGAGCTGGCGCACAACATGGGTCTGAAAGTGGTGGCCGAGGGTGTGGAGACCGAAGCCGCGATGGCGCTGTTGGACAGCTATCGCTGCGACAGCGTGCAGGGTTACCTGATCAGCCGGCCGATGAATGCGGCCGACGCAGCCCACTGGCTTGCGTCGGCCAACGCATCGAGCGGAAGCCTGGCGGCCGAGGAGAACACATGAGCCGACGCCTTCCGTCGCGCGCCACCCGGCTGGCCGCACTGCTTGCCCTCATGGCTCCGGTCCTGGCGCATGCCGGCGATGGTCGGCTGCTCGCCACGGGCGGTGCCTCCGAAGTGGAAGGGAGCGCCGGCGGCGGCCTGGTGCCGTGGGCCGTGATTGCCGGTTACGGCACCCGCGACCAGATCGGCGGTACCGCCTTTCGCACCCGGCTGGATCTTCCGGACTACCGGCTGGATGCCTGGGGAGCGGCTTTTGCCTGGCACAACCGCTTGGAACTGTCGGTCGCGCGCGACCGTTTCGACCTGGGCACCCTGGGCAAGGCGATCGGGCAACCCGGTGCCGCGCTGCGCCAGGACGTGCTGGGCGCCAAGCTGCGGTTGGCCGGCGACCTGGTCTACGGGCCGATACCGCAGATCTCGCTGGGCGTGCAGTACAAACGGCTGCTGGATTTCGCCATCCCGCACCTGGTCGGGGCGCGCCGCGACCATGGCACCGATGTCTACCTGTCGGCAAGCCAGGTGTTGCTCGGCGCTGCCGACGGCTACAACGTGCTGTGGGACGTTACCGTTCGCTCCACCGACGCGAACCAGTTCGGCCTGCTGGGTTTCGGCGGCGACCGCGGGGGGCGCAAGCTGGTCGGCGAGGGTTCGCTGGCGGTGCTGTTGAATCCGCATCTGGCGGTCGGCACCGAGTATCGACAAAAGCCCGACCACCTCGCGTTCGCCCGCGAAGGAAATGCCTCGGATCTGTTCCTGGCCTGGTTCCCCACCAAGCACGTGTCGCTGGTGGCTGCCTATGTGTCGCTGGGGCCGATTGCCGGCCTGCGCGACCAACAGGGCTGGTACCTCTCGCTGCAGGGAAGTCTGTGATGAACCGCCGCCGCCTAGTCCCTGTCGTGATGTGTGCCCTGTGGCTGGGCGGATGCGCCAGCGTGCCCTCGCATACCCCCACCCTGTACGAACAGCTGGGCGGCGAGCACGGCGTGGCGGCGATCACCAGCAACCTGCTCGACGCCTTCGCGCGCGATCCTCAGGTCGCGCCTAGCTTCGACCACGTCGACATCAACCGCTTCCAGGCCTACTTCGCCGATTACATCTGCCAGATTGCCGATGGCCCCTGCCGCTACAAAGGCGACTCGATGGCCGCCGTGCACCGCGGCATGCACATCAATGCGGCGATGTTCAATGCGGTGGTGGAGGATCTGATCGCCGCGATGAACCGGCAGCGCGTACCGGTCCGCGTGCAGAACCGCCTGCTTGCGCGGCTGGCGCCGGAGCGCAAGGACATCGTCTACCACTGACGCGGGCTGCGGGAAGGCATGACTCGCCCACGCAAGGGGCGCGTGCCGGGAGCCTTGAATCGACGCGTCCCGACGGCTCATTCATCGCCGACGTCGCGGCGTTGCCTTGATTTTCGCAGCCAAGGAAAGGGAGGCCGGCGCTGAAGCGGGTTCGCGCAGGTTCCATGGCCGCCTTGATTGGGGGAATGGTCGGTTCGTTGAGAGACAACGCCGCCCGGTAGGGGAGGCGGGTGGCTTTACCGGATATCGACCGCGGCACCCTTCCGCTCCGCGCGCGTCTGCAGCGCCACCCGCACCAGGTACACCACGATCGCCACGTTGCCGACCAGCGCGGCGAACTTGAGCCAGCCGAAGTGGCGCAGGATTTCGTACAGCTCGATGGGAATCAGCGAGCCGGTGGCGATCACGGTGAACCACTCGGCCCAGTACTTGCCCATCAGCAGGCCCACGCCCTCGATGCCGAACAGCACGGCGTAGCCCAGCGCAACCATGCCCACCGCCACGAAGCGGCTCGGCCCGAAATCCTGCAGCGCGCCGACCAGGCGCCAGCGCAGGGCGTTGCTGCCGGTGAGCGGAAGATGCTCCAGCCAGTGCACCAGATGCTGGAAGTTCTGCTCGTGGTCGAGATGGAACGCGGCGACGGCCACCAGCACGAGGCACAGGGTCTTGACGACCTCGTAGATAGCGATCACGCGCAGGCCGGTGCGATGGCGTGTGGCGGACGTGGCGATGGCGGTCTCCGTTCGGGGCATGGGGGCATCAGGACTCGTCGGATGCGCCGTGTGCGGCGGCATCATCGCGGTCGGCGGCCAGGCGCGTGCGCAGCCAGTGCTGGAACACTTCCGCGCGCATGGGCTTGCCGATGAAATACCCCTGCATCAGGTCGCAGCCCAGCGTTTCGAGCATGGCCAGCTGTTCGGCGCTTTCCACGCCTTCCGCGACCGTGGTCATGCCCAGCCGCTTGCCGATGTCCACGATGAAGCCGGCCAGCGGATTGGGGCCGTCCGGTTGCAGCGCGTGGACGAAGGAGCGGTCGATCTTCAATTCGTCCAGCGGCAACTGCTGCAGGCGGGCGAGCGAGGAGTAGCCGGTGCCGAAGTCGTCCAGCGACAGCCGGAAGCCGAGGCCGGACAATTGCTGCAGGGTCTGCCCGGCTGCGTCGAAATCCTCCATCAGCACGTTCTCGGTCAGCTCCAGGGTCAGCTCGCGCGGCTCGATGCCCGCCGTGCGGACCTGCGCCGCGATGGCGTCCGCGAATCCGGGCTGCGCGATCTGCCAGGGGCTGACGTTGATCGCGAGGTGGATGCCGGCGGCGAGGCAGGACTGCTGCCATTCCTTGAGTTGTTGGCAGGCGGCGTCGACCACCCAGCGTCCCAGCGCGTGGATCAGGCCGGTTTCCTCGGCAAGGTGGACGAAGCGGTCGGGCCGCAGCAGGCCCAGGGTCGGGTTGTGCCAGCGCAGCAGCGCCTCGGCGCCGGCGAGCCGGCCTTGCGCATCCACCTGCGGCTGGAAATGCAGTGTCAGTTCGTTGCGCTGCAGGGCGAGTCGCAGGCCGCGCTCCAACTCGAGACGGGTGTCCGCTTCGGCCTGCATGTGCGGTTCGAACAGGCGCGCCGCGTGGCGGCCGGCCGCCTTGGCGCGGTGCAGGGCGATGTCGGCGCGGCGCGCGATATCCGCGGCGCCGCTGCCGGCATCGGGGAAGGTGGCCACGCCGATGCTGACGCCGACGGCTTGCGTGCGGCGTTCGACCACCAGCGGCTTGGCCATGTGGGCCAGCACGTGGTTGGCGATCGCCATGCCGTGCTGCGCGGCGGCAGCGGCATCGGCGGCGCTGGCGTCCAGCAGCACCATGAATTCGTCGCCGCCCAGGCGCGCCACCGAGGCGGCATCGGGCACGGCATCGGTCAGGCGCTCCGCCACGGCTTGCAGCAGCAGGTCGCCGAAGCGGTGGCCCAGCGATTCGTTGACGGTCTTGAAGTGGTCGAGGTCGACCAGCAACACGCTGCCGTGCAAGCCGCTGTGCTCGGCGTCGGCCAGCAAGCCGCTCAGCGTGTGTTGCGCGTGCAGGCGGTTGGGCAGCCCGGTCAACGCATCGTGCCAGGCGGAGTGGCGCAGACCCTGCTCGACTTGGCGCCGGGTGGCGGCTTCCGCGCGTAGCTGCGCCGCGGTGCGCTCGAGCTGGACGGTATGCATGCGCATCTGCTCGACCAACGACAGGCCCATCAGCAGCACGAAGGAAAGGAAGGCGAATGCGTCCGTGGCCGGGTAGGGGCGGCCCATCGCGCCGATCATCACGATGCTCCACAGCAGCGCGAGAAACTGCACCGCCAGGCAGGCCAGCAGCATGCTGCCGCGCAGGCGCTGGCCGCGCGTCGCGCATTGGCGCGCCGCGCGGTAGAACGCCCATGCGAACACCGCGTAGCAGAAAACATTGAACACTTGGCCGGAGGCCGAGCGCGTGCCGTTGATGCCGTGCAACGACTCGCCCCAGGGGAGCCGCACCGGCGTGCCCGGCTGCACCGACGTGTAGAACACGGTGCCGGGTTCGAGCAGGTTGAGCGCGAACAGCAGCAGCGTCGCCGCCAGCAGCAGCATCACCAGCGGCCGCGACATCGGCCTGCCCGTGTAGCTGGCGACGAAGAACATCAGCGTGGGCAGGGCGATCAGCACGGCCCCGCCCAGGATGCGCAGCGCGAGCATGGTCTGCGTATAGGTTTCCCCCGTGTAGACGCCTGTGCGTCCGAACGCCAGGGTCGCGGCGCACAGGCACAGCACCGCGAAGGCCAGCGACGTGCGGTCGTGCTTCTGGCGCCAGCCGATCAACAGGAACTGCACGCCGGCGGTCACCGCGACCGCGGCCGTGGCGATCAGTGCGGTGACGAAATATCCGAAGCTGGCTGGATGAGGTGCTGCTGGCATGCCCTGCGACTCTGGAAACGCAAAGCCCCGCCGGATCGCTACGGCAGGGCCGCGGGGGTACGCATACTCTAGCAGCAGCGCCCGCCGCCGCCCTTGTAGCGCGCCTCGGTACGCTCGCGATAGAACTCGGCATAGCTGGGCACACGGCGCTCGGGATGGCGTTCGCGCAGATGCTTCACGTAGGCCTCGTAGTCGGGCACGCCGCAGCACAGGCGGGCGGTCTGCACCGCCCACTTGCGCAGGGCCGCGAAACGCATGGCCGTCATGGCGATGCCGCGTCCGCCAGCGCCACGTAGGGTTCCTCGTGGGCGGTGGGATGCCTGGCCTTCCAGGCCTTCGCCAAGGCGTTCAGGCAGAACAGCATCATCACCACCACCAACGCCATGAACAGCGCGGTCATCGCCATGTCCACGCGGTTGTTGGTGACGATCCGCTGCATGGCCGCTGCGGTCTTGGCCGGCGCCAGCAGCTGGCCCTGCGCCAACGCGGCGGCGTATTTGTCGGCGGCGGCGGTGAAGCTAATCGGCCCGACCAGCTTTTCGTAGCCGGCGCTCAACGTGCACACGACCAGCCAGAGGGCCGGGATGCCCGGTACCCACGCGTACCGTTCGCGCTTGAGCTTCACCACCACCACGGTCGCCAGCATCAGCGCGATGGCCGCCAGCATCTGGTTGGCGATGCCGAACAGCGGCCACAGCGTGTTGATGCCGCCCAGCGGATCGACCGCGCCCTGGTAGAGGAAATAGCCCCACAAGCCCACGCAGACCGCGGTGGCGAGCAGGTTGCCGGTCCACGACTCGGAGGCCTGCAGCGGCTTGTGCACGAGGCCGGCGATCTCCTGGATCATGAAGCGGCCCACGCGCGTGCCGGCGTCCACCGTGGTGAGGATGAACAGCGCTTCGAACAGGATGGCGTAGTGGTACCAGAACGCCATCATGCCCTCGCCCGGCAGGATGTTGTGCAGTAGCTGCGCCATGCCCACTGCCAGCGTGGGCGCGCCGCCGGCGCGGCTGAGGATGCTCTGCTCGCCGACGTCTTTCGCGGTCTGCAGCAGCGCGTCCGGTGTTACCACGAAGCCCCACGAACTGATCACCTGCGCCGCGTGTTCCGCGGTGGTGCCGATCAGCGCGCCCGGTGCATTCATCGCGAAGTAGACGCCCGGATGCAGCGACACCGCCGCCACCATCGCCATGATCGCCACGAAGGCCTCGCACAGCATGCCGCCGTAGCCGACCATGCGCGCCTGGCCTTCGTTCGCCAGCAGCTTGGGCGTGGTGCCCGAAGCGATGATGGAATGCCAGCCCGATACCGCCCCGCAGGCGATGGTGATAAACAGGAACGGGAACAGGTGGCCCTGGAACACCGGGCCGCTGCCGTCGATGAACTTCGTGACCGCCGGCATCTGCAGCATCGGCGCGGCGAGGAAGATCGCCAGCGCCAGCAGCGCGATGGTGCCGATCTTGAGGAAGGTGCTGAGGTAATCGCGGGGCGCCAGCAGCAGCCACACCGGCAGCACCGAGGCGCAGAAGCCGTAGCCGATCAGCCACCATGCCAGCGCCTTGGCGTCGAGGTCGAACACCGGCGCCAGCGTGGCCGAATCGGCCACGATACGCCCGGCCCAGATCGATAGCAGCAGCAGCGCGAGGCCGATGATCGACGCCTCGAGGATGCGCCCCGGGCGCAACCAGCGCAGATAGCCGCCCATCAGCAGCGCGATCGGGATCGTTGCCGCTACCGTGAACGTGCCCCACGGGCTGTGCGTGAGCGCCTTCACCACCACCAGCGCCAGCACCGCCAGCACGATCATCATCAGCACCAGCACGCCGAACATGGCCACGATGCCGGGGATCGGTCCCAGCTCCTCGCGCAGCATGTGGCCGAGCGAGCGGCCGTCCCGGCGCAGCGAGAGGCCCAGGATCATGAAGTCCTGCACCGCGCCGGCGAACACCACGCCGAACAGGATCCACAGCGTGCCGGGCAGGTAGCCCATCTGCGCCGCCAGCACCGGGCCGACCAGCGGGCCGGCGCCGGCGATGGCGGCAAAGTGATGGCCGAACACCACCCACTTGTCGGTGGGCACGTAGTCCAGGCCGTCGTTGCGCAGCACCGACGGCGGCGCGCGCGCGGGGTCCATGCGCAACACGCTGTGTTCGACGAACTTGCCGTAGAAGCGGTAGCCGATCACGAACACGCACAGCGAGGCGGCGACCAGCCAGATGGCGTTGATCGGTTCGCCGCGCCGCAGCGCCACCACGCCGAGGCAACAGGCGCCCACGATGGCGATGGCGGCCCAGAGGATCTTCGTCGCTGGGCCGGACGTGGGCTTCGCGTTGTGCATGGACTCGCTCCCGGTGGGTCGCCGCAAGATTCCCGCCGGACGTGGCGGCGGTCAATGCCCGCGGGTTCGGCCGTGGGCCGGACGCCGCCGCATCGTGTCGACGCGCCGGCTCGGTTAAAGTCGGCGGATACCGACGGGCCGACCGAGGCGATGATGATCCACGAGATCCTGAAGATGGGCGACTCCC
This genomic interval carries:
- a CDS encoding DUF3034 family protein, with amino-acid sequence MSRRLPSRATRLAALLALMAPVLAHAGDGRLLATGGASEVEGSAGGGLVPWAVIAGYGTRDQIGGTAFRTRLDLPDYRLDAWGAAFAWHNRLELSVARDRFDLGTLGKAIGQPGAALRQDVLGAKLRLAGDLVYGPIPQISLGVQYKRLLDFAIPHLVGARRDHGTDVYLSASQVLLGAADGYNVLWDVTVRSTDANQFGLLGFGGDRGGRKLVGEGSLAVLLNPHLAVGTEYRQKPDHLAFAREGNASDLFLAWFPTKHVSLVAAYVSLGPIAGLRDQQGWYLSLQGSL
- a CDS encoding carbon starvation CstA family protein; the protein is MHNAKPTSGPATKILWAAIAIVGACCLGVVALRRGEPINAIWLVAASLCVFVIGYRFYGKFVEHSVLRMDPARAPPSVLRNDGLDYVPTDKWVVFGHHFAAIAGAGPLVGPVLAAQMGYLPGTLWILFGVVFAGAVQDFMILGLSLRRDGRSLGHMLREELGPIPGIVAMFGVLVLMMIVLAVLALVVVKALTHSPWGTFTVAATIPIALLMGGYLRWLRPGRILEASIIGLALLLLSIWAGRIVADSATLAPVFDLDAKALAWWLIGYGFCASVLPVWLLLAPRDYLSTFLKIGTIALLALAIFLAAPMLQMPAVTKFIDGSGPVFQGHLFPFLFITIACGAVSGWHSIIASGTTPKLLANEGQARMVGYGGMLCEAFVAIMAMVAAVSLHPGVYFAMNAPGALIGTTAEHAAQVISSWGFVVTPDALLQTAKDVGEQSILSRAGGAPTLAVGMAQLLHNILPGEGMMAFWYHYAILFEALFILTTVDAGTRVGRFMIQEIAGLVHKPLQASESWTGNLLATAVCVGLWGYFLYQGAVDPLGGINTLWPLFGIANQMLAAIALMLATVVVVKLKRERYAWVPGIPALWLVVCTLSAGYEKLVGPISFTAAADKYAAALAQGQLLAPAKTAAAMQRIVTNNRVDMAMTALFMALVVVMMLFCLNALAKAWKARHPTAHEEPYVALADAASP
- a CDS encoding group 1 truncated hemoglobin, encoding MNRRRLVPVVMCALWLGGCASVPSHTPTLYEQLGGEHGVAAITSNLLDAFARDPQVAPSFDHVDINRFQAYFADYICQIADGPCRYKGDSMAAVHRGMHINAAMFNAVVEDLIAAMNRQRVPVRVQNRLLARLAPERKDIVYH